The Magnetospirillum sp. XM-1 genomic interval TACCGTGATCGACGAAGGGGCGCGCGCCGTCATGGATCAGCACCTTGGCCGGGTTGAGGTCCTTCAGGCTGTCCAGGCCGAGGCGCACGCTGTCCTGGCGGGTCTCGCCGCCATGCACGGGTTCCAGCAGGTTGAGGCCGGCGGCGGCCATGTCGTAGAGCTGGCGGTCGTCGGGATGGATGACGGCACGCACCGCGCCGATTTCGGGATTGGTGGCGAAGGCCGCCAGGGTGTGGCGCAGCACCATGCGCCCGGCCAGGTCGTGGTATTGCTTGGGCAGGTCGCCGCCGAACCGCCGCCCGCGCCCCGCCGCCACCACCAGCACAACCGTCTTGGCCATCGTCGCTCTCCTGGGAAATAGGGGCGACAGACTATGCGAGAGGATGCCTCCTTGCCAAGGCTTGATACCGGCGCACGCATTGTGCGCCGGCTAGGCCCAAGGGGCCGCGCGCCTTATGGCGCGGGAGCCAAGCCGCCACCGGCGGCGCCCGGCGATTGAGGGCTTTTCATGATCGAGGATGCTCGCTGTCACCCCTTTGCACCGCCGCAAAGGATGATATAGTCCGCCCATGTCGTCCCTGGTCCTCAACATCGTCGCCCTGTTGGCGCTGCTGCCCGCCGCGCTGGTGGCCCTTCGCGCCGGCGAGGGGCGGAGCGCCCAGTTCCGCCTGTGCCTGGCCCTGGCGGTCGCCGGGCCGGCGCTGTGGGGCTATTCCCAGATGAGCGCCCAGTGGCTGACCAGCCTGTCGGCGGCGCTGTGGGTGTCCATCGCCGCCACCGCCGCGCTGTTCGCCGTGCTGGCCCACGCCACCGCCCAAGGCTGGCGGCTGGCGCCGCTGCTGATGCCGTTCCTGGCGGCGCTGGGCCTGCTGGCCTCGCTGGTGCAGTGGGTGGAGGCCGCTCCGCCACTCAGCGGGCAGGTGCCCGCCGCCTGGCTGGACCTGCACATCGTCGTTTCGGTTCTGACCTATGCCCTGCTGACCCTGGCGGCGGTGGCCTCGCTCGCCACCTTCCTGCAGGAACGCGCCCTGAAGCACAAGGCGCCCACCACGCTCACCCGCATGCTGCCCAGCGTCGCCGATGGCGAGACCCTGGCCGGGCGCCTGCTGCTGGCCTCGGAAGCGGTGCTGGGCCTGGGCCTCGCCACCGGCATGGCCACCCAGTATTTCGAGACCGGGGCGGTGCTGGTCCTGTCGCACAAGACTCTGTTGTCGCTGCTGGCCTTCGCCCTGATCGGCCTGCTGCTGGTCGGCCACCGGGTATGCGGCGTGCGGGGCAGGGTGGCCGCCCGCGTGGTGCTGCTGGCCTATCTGCTGCTCACCCTGGCCTATCCCGGGGTCAAGTTCGTGACACAGGTCCTCGTCACGCACTGAACTGCTTTTTTTCCAGGCAGCTTTTGCCGTTGCATTGTGCCGCGTCTGCATAATAAATACGCAGCCATGGCACAGATCACGCGCAAGTCTATCTCCATCGGTTCGGTGACCCTGGACAATCCGGTCATCCTGGCGCCCATGGCCGGCGTCACCGACATGCCCAACCGCAGGCTGGTCAAGCGCCTGGGGGCCGGTCTGGTCGTCTCCGAGATGATCGCCAGCCAGGCCATGATCCGCCAGAACCGCCAGACCATGCAGATGGCCCAACACACGGCGGAAGAATTCCCCATGTCGGTGCAACTGGCCGGCTGCGAGCCCAAGGTGATGGCCGAGGCCGCCAAGCTGAACCAGGATCTGGGCGCCGCCATCATCGACATCAACATGGGCTGCCCGGTGAAGAAGGTGGCCCTGAAGGGCGAGGCCGGCTCGGCCCTGATGCGCAACGAGAATCTGGCGGCCCGCATCATGAGCGCCGTGGTCAAGGCGGTGGACATTCCCGTCACCTTGAAGATGCGCACCGGCTGGGACATGAACAGCCGCAACGCTCCCAGCCTGGCCCGGGTGGCCGAGGAATGCGGCATCCGCATGGTCACGGTGCACGGCCGCACCCGCAACCAGATGTATACCGGCCAGGCCGACTGGGCCTTCATCGGCGAGGTCAAGCGCACCGTCTCCATTCCGGTGATCGGCAACGGCGACGTGGAAAGCATCGACGACGCCGTGCGCATGCTGGAAATGTCGGGCGCCGACGGCGTGATGATCGGACGCGGCACTTATGGCCGTCCCTGGCTGCCGGGGCAGGTGGCCCATTACTTGGCCACCGGCGAGCGGCGCCCCGACCCGACGCTGCCCGAGCAGATGGAGATCATCCTGGGCCATCTGGATGCCATGCTGGTCCATTACGGCACCGAACCGGGCGTGCGCATCGCGCGCAAGCATATGGGCTGGTATTCCAAGGGCTTGCCGGGCTCGGCCGAGTTCCGCGCCGAAATCAACCGCACCAACGACCCGGAGGTCATGCGCCGGGTCATCGCCGACTTCTACGCTCCCCTGCTGGAAAAGGCCGCCGCCTGATGCCGATCCCCATCGTTGCGGCCCTGAAGCGCGGCCTGTCCAGTTCCACCTTCGACCCGGCCACCGTGCTGAGCGCGCTGGGCGCCGCCGTGCTGGCGCTGGATTCCGAGAACCGCATCCATTACGCCAACGGCTCGGCCGAGCAGCTGTTCGCCTGTGGCGCCGCCTACCTGATCGGTCACCCGGCCACCGATTTCCTGCCGCCCGATTCGCCCATCCTGTCCCTGGTGACCCAGGCCCGCGACGGCAACATCTCGGTGGCCGAGCATGGCGTGACCCTGGACACGCCGCGCACCGGGCATCGCACCGTCACCGTGCAGGTCTCGCCCATCATCGAGACCGCCGGCGCCGTGGTGATCAGCCTGCACGAGCAATCCATCGCGCTGAAGATCGGGGCGCAGCTGACCAGCCGCAACGCGGCGCGCTCGGTGTCCGCCATGGCGGCCATCCTGGCCCACGAGGTCAAGAACCCGTTGTCGGGCATCCGCGGCGCCGCCCAGCTGCTGGAGCAGAACGCCGGGGAAGAGGACCGGGTGCTGACCCGGCTGATCTGCGACGAGGCCGACCGCATCGTCGCCCTGGTGGACCGCATGGAGGCCTTCTCCGACAATCCCACCGTGGAGCGCGGCGCCGTCAACATCCACCGGGTGCTGGAACACGTGCGGCGCATCGCCGAGGCCGGATTCGCCCGCAATGTGCGGGTCATCGAGAATTACGACCCGTCGCTGCCGCCGGTGCTGGGCGACCGCGACCAGCTGGTGCAGGTGTTCCTCAATCTGGTGAAGAACGCCGCCGAGGCGGTGCCGGAGGAAGGGGGCGAGATCATCGTCTCCACCGGCTACCAGCACGGCGTGCGTCTGGCCCTGCCGGGCAGCGAGACCCGGCGCCACCTGCCGCTGGTGGTCAGCATCCAGGACAACGGTTCCGGCATCGCCGAGGACCTGAAGCCCAACCTGTTCGACGCCTTCGTCACCACCAAGACGTCGGGCAGCGGCCTGGGCCTCGCCCTGGTGGCCAAGATCATCGGCGACCACGGCGGCGTGATCGAATTCGACAGCGTGCCAAGGCGGACCATCTTCCGGGTGATGCTGCCCATGGTCCAGGATGGGGACGGCAAGTGAACACCATGACCACCACCACCACCGCCACCATTCTGGTGGCCGACGACGACCGGGGCATCCGCACGGTGCTGTCCCAGGCCCTGGGCCGCGCCGGCTACGAGGTGCGCACCACCGGCAATGCCTCGACCCTGTGGCGCTGGGTGTCGGAAGGCGAGGGCGATCTGGTGATCACCGACGTGGTGATGCCCGACGAAAGCGGTCTGGACCTGCTGCCGCGCATCAAGAAGATCCGGCCCGAGCTGCGCATCATCGTCATGAGCGCCCAGAACACCCTGCTGACCGCCGTCAAGGCCACCCAGCGCGGCGCCTTCGAATACCTGCCCAAGCCCTTCGACCTGAAGGAGCTGGTCAACGTGGTGGGCCGGGCGCTTTCGACGCCGCGCGCCGCGCCGACCGAGGCGGCGGGGGCCGAGGACGAGGAGAAGCTGCCCCTCATCGGCCGCTCGCCGGCCATGCAGGAGATCTACCGCACCCTGGCCCGGCTGATGAGCACGGACCTCTCGGTGATGATCACCGGCGAATCGGGCACCGGCAAGGAACTGGTGGCCCGCGCGCTGCACGATTACGGCAAGCGCCGCAACGGTCCCTTCGTCGCCATCAACATGGCGGCCATCCCGCGCGAGCTGATCGAGAGCGAGCTGTTCGGCCACGAGAAGGGCGCCTTCACCGGCGCTACCCAGCGGGCCGCCGGCCGCTTCGAACAGGCCGAGGGCGGCACCTTGTTCCTGGACGAGATCGGCGACATGCCGCCCGAGGCCCAAACCCGGCTGCTGCGCGTGCTGCAGGAGGGCGAGTACACCACGGTGGGCGGCCGCACCCCCATCCGCGCCAATGTGCGCATCGTCGCCGCCACCCATCGCGACCTGACCCAGCTGATCCGCCAGGGCCTGTTCCGCGAGGATCTGTTCTACCGCCTGAACGTGGTGCCCATCCGCCTGCCGCCGCTGCGCGAGCGCTCCGAGGACATCCCCGAGCTGATCCGCCACTTCCTGGCCCAGGCTGGCTCGGAAGGCCTGCCGGCCAAGACCATCGATGGCCAGGCCATGGACCGGCTGCGCAAGCACCGCTGGCCCGGCAACGTACGCGAGCTGGAGAATCTGGTTCGCCGCCTGGCCGCGCTTTATTCCCAGGAAGTGATCGGCATCGAGGTCATCGAGCAGGAACTGGTGGGCGGCACGCCCCACGCCGATGCCATCAGTGGCGGCGTGGAGGGCGAGGGGCTGTCGGCCACGGTGGAACGGCATCTGCGCGAGTATTTCGGCAATCACGGCGACAACCTGCCGCCCGCCGGGGTCTATGACCGGGTGCTCCGCGAGGTGGAGCGCCCGCTGGTGACCATCGCGCTGGAAGCGACGCGGGGCAACCAGATCAAGGCCGCCCATCTGCTGGGCGTCAACCGCAATACGCTCCGCAAGAAGATCAAGGACCTGGACATCCAGATCAGCCGCGGCCTGAAATAGATGGCCTTCGGTCGCCGCATACGTCACTGGGCGCGCCGGGTCGATCTGGCCCGCCGCCTGGCCTATGGGCTGACTTTCGCCTCGATTCCCGCCATCGTCGCCACCGTCTGGGTGATGGGCGGCGGCGGCGCCGGTCCCACCGGTCCCGATCCCCGCATCGTGCTGACGCTGCTGGCTACCGACGGGGTGCTGCTGGCCGCCCTGGGCGGCGTGGTGGGCTACCGCGTGCTGGACGTGCTGAAGGCCCGCCGGCGGGGCGCTTCCGGCTCGCGCCTGCATCTGCGCTTCATCATGCTGTTCGCCCTGGTGGCGGTGACGCCCTCGGTGCTGATGAGCGTGGGGTCCACCGCCTTCTTCAAGTACGGGGTGGAAAGCTGGTTCTCGGACCGGGTGCGCACGGCGCTGCATGCCTCGCTGGAGGTGGCACACGCCTATCTCGAGGAACACAAGCGCATCATCGGCGGCGACGCCCTGGCCATGGCCAACGACATCAACCGCGAAGGCCCGCTGCTGTCGCGTTCGCCTCAGCATTTCAGCCAGTTCGTCGGCACCCAGGCGGCCATTCGCGGCCTGACCGAGGCCATCGTGTTCGACACCCGCGGCAATATCCTGGCGCGCTCGGGCCTGATCTTCGCGGTGGAAGCCAGCATCGACCAGATTCCCGCCTGGGCGCTGGACAAGGCGCGCGGCGGCGACGTGGTGGTGCTGTCGGGGTCGGGTGAGGACCGGGTCAAGGCGCTGGTGCAGTTGCAGGGCCTGTTCGGCGACACCTTCCTCTATGTGGGCCGCTTCGTCGATCCCAAGGTGATCGGCCACATGGCCAAGACCTCCGAGGCGGTGGCCCAGTACGAACGCCTGGAAGGCCGCCTGTCGGGCCTGGAACAGGCCTTCTCGCTGATTTTCGCCCTGGTGGCGCTGCTCCTCGTGCTGACCGCCATCTGGGTCGGATTGTCCATGGCGGTGAAGCTCGCCACTCCCATCGGCCGGCTGATCGACGCCGCCGAGAAGGTGCGCTCGGGCGATCTCGACGCCCGCGTCGCCGAGGATGCCGCCGACGAGATCGGCGTACTCTCCCGCGCCTTCAACCGCATGACCCATCAGCTGTCCAGCCAGCGCCAGGATCTGGTGGACGCCAACCGCGAGCTGGACGAGCGTCGCCGCTTCACCGAAACGGTGCTGGCCGGCGTGACCTCGGGGGTCATCGGCCTGGATTCCGACGGGCGCATCCATCTTCCCAACCGTTCGGCCGGCGAACTGATCGGCATCAATCTCGAGGAACAGGTCGGCCGGGATATCCGGGACGTCATTCCCGATCTGGCCGAGCCTTTGGACGAGGCGGTCCGCCGTCCCGACAAGCTGATCCAGCGCGAGGTGCGGCTGTCCACGCCGGGAGGCCGCGCCCGCATGCTGCTGGTGCGCGTCGCCGCCGAGCGGCTCGAAGCCGAAATCATCGGCTATGTGGTGACCTTCGACGACATCACCGAGCTGGTCTCGGCCCAGCGCAAGGCGGCCTGGTCCGACGTGGCGCGGCGCATCGCCCACGAGATCAAGAACCCACTGACCCCGATCCTGCTCTCGGCCGAGCGGCTGAAACGCAAGTATCTCAAAGAGATACAGAACGATCCTGAGACCTACGTCAATCTGGTGGAAACCATCGTCCGCCAGGTGGGCGACATCGGCCGCATGGTGGACGAGTTCTCGTCCTTCGCCCGCATGCCGGCGCCGCAGATCAAGCCGGACGACCTGAACGACATCTGCCGCCAGGCGGTGTTCCTGCAAAAGACCGGCAATCCCGACGTGGAGTTCGTCCACCAATTGCCCGAGGGCAAGGTGCCGTTGATGTGCGACGGCCGCCTGATCGGCCAGGCGCTGACCAACCTGTTGAAGAACGCGGTGGAGGCCATCCACGGCCGCGACGACCCCGAGGCGCCCCGCGGCCGGGTGGCGCTCAGCCTCGTCGCCCAGGACGAACGGCTGGTGGTGACGGTGGAGGACAACGGCAAGGGCCTGCCCACCGAGAACCGGGAGCGGCTGACCGAACCCTACGTCACCACGCGCAGCAAAGGCACCGGCCTGGGGCTGGCCATCGTCAAGAAGATCATGGAAGACCACGGCGGTGATCTGTATCTTGAGGATGCGCCAGGGGGAGGCGCGCGGATCGGGCTGGTCTTCCCGCTCTCCGAACAGCCGCAACAGTTTCAGGCAAACGGCGACACCACGGTAACCCATGGCGCATGACATCCTGATCGTCGACGACGAGGCCGATATCCGCGCCTTGATCGCCGGCATCCTCGAGGACGAGGGGCACAACACCCGCGAGGCCGCCAATTCGGACGAGGCCCTGGAGGGGATACGCGCCCGGCGGCCCAATCTGGTGATCCAGGACATCTGGCTGCAGGGCTCGCGCCTGGACGGCCTGGAGGTGCTGGACGCCGTCAAGCACGACCATCCGGAAGTGCCGGTGGTGATGATCTCGGGGCACGGCAACATCGAGACCGCCGTGCAGGCCATCAAGCAGGGCGCCTACGACTTCATCGAGAAGCCGTTCAAGGCCGACCGCCTGCTCCTGGTGGTGGAGCGCGCCATCGAGGCCGCCCGGCTGCGGCGCGAGAACGAGGAGCTGAAGCTCCGTTCCGGTTCCGCCGGCGAACTGGTCGGTGGCGCGCTCGGCGTCATGCAGGTGCGCCAGGCCATCGAGAAGGTGGCGCCCACCAATTCCCGCGTGCTGATCACCGGTCCGGCCGGTTCGGGCAAGGAAATCGTGGCGCGGCAAATTCACGCCCGCTCGCGCCGGGCCGAGGGGCCGTTCGTGGTCCTGAACTGCGCCGCCATGCACCCCGACCGCATGGAGATGGAGCTGTTCGGCACCGAGCACGGGCTGGACGGTCCCGATTCCCCGCGCAAGATCGGCACCTTCGAACAGGCCCATGGCGGCACCCTGCTGCTGGACGAAGTGGCCGACATGCCGCTGGAAACCCAGGGCAAGATCGTCCGCGTCCTCCAAGACCAGATGTTCGAGCGGGTAGGGGGCGGCAAGAGGGTCGAGGTGGACGTGCGCGTCATCGCGTCCACCAACCGCGACCTGCAAGCCGAGATGAATGCCGGGCATTTCCGCGAGGATCTGTACTACCGCCTCAACGTGGTGCCGGTGAAGATGCCGGCCCTTCGCGACCGGCGCGAGGACATTCCCGCCCTGGCGCGCCACTTCATGGCGCTTGCCGCAGCCGCCGCCGGCGTGCAGCCCCGGGTGGTGGGCGAGGACGCCCTGGCGGCGCTGCAGGCCTATGACTGGCCGGGCAACGTGCGCCAGCTCAGAAACGTCATGGACTGGCTGCTGATCATGGCGCCGGGCGACGCGCGTGAGCCCATCCGCGCCGACATGCTGCCCGGCGAGATCGGCGCCATCACGCCGGCGGTTCTGCGCTGGGACAAATCGAGCGAGATCATGACCCTGCCGCTGCGCGAGGCGCGCGAGCTGTTCGAGCGGGAATACCTGCTGGCCCAGGTCAACCGGTTCGCCGGCAACATCTCGCGCACCTCGGCCTTCGTCGGCATGGAACGTTCCGCCCTTCACCGCAAGCTCAAGCTGCTTGGCGTCAACACGGACGAAAAGAAATGAAGGTCATAGTCTGCGGCGCCGGTCAGGTCGGCTTCAACATCGCCCACTATCTGGCGGGCGAGAACAACGACGTCACCATCATCGACCAGCGGCCCGAGCTGATCCGCAAGGTCAGCGACACGCTCGACGTCCAGGTGGTGCTGGGCTTCGCCTCCCATCCGGCGGTGCTGGAACAGGCGGGCGCCGGCGACGCCGACATGATCATCGCGGTGACCGCCGCCGACGAGGTCAACATGGTCGCCTGCCAGGTGGCGCACTCGCTGTTCAACGTGCCGACCAAGATCGCCCGCGTGCGCAGCCAGAGCTATCTGGCCCCCATCTGGGCCAACCTGTTCTCGCGCGAGCATCTGCCCATCGACGTCATCATCAGCCCCGAGATCGAGGTGGCCCGCGCCATCACCAAGCGGCTGCAGGTGCCGGGCGCCATCGACGTCATTCCGCTGGTGGGCGACAAGGTCCGCCTGATCGGGGTGCGCTGCACCGAGAACTGCCCGCTGATCAACACGCCTTTGCGCCAGCTCACCGTGCTGTTCCCGGACCTCGCCATCGTCATCATCGGCATCGTGCGCGACGGCAAGGCCATCGTGCCCACCTCCGAGGACCAGATGCTGGAGGGCGACGAGGTCTATTTCGTCGTCGATACGGCCCATGTGGACCGGGCGCTGACCGCTTTCGGCCGCGAGGACCAGGAAGCGCGGCGCATCGTCATCTTCGGCGGCGGCAATATCGGCCTGTTCCTGGCCCAGCAGCTGGAAGCGGCCCGGCCCGGCACCTCCATCAAGATCATCGAGTCCAACAAGGAGCGCGCCGAGTTCGTCGCCAAGGCGGTGGGCCACACCGTGGTGATCCACGGCGACGCGCTCGACCCGGAAATCCTTGAGGAAGCCTCGGTGGGCGCCGCCGAGGCGGTGGTGGCCGTCACCAACGACGACGAGACCAACATCCTGTCGGGCCTGTTGGCCAAGCGCTACGGCTGTCGCCGCACCATGGCGCTGATCAACAAGACCACCTACAACTCGCTGGTGGCGCCGCTGGGCATCGACGTCGCGGTCAATCCCCGCGCCATCACCGTATCCAACATCCTCCAGCATGTGCGCCGGGGCCGCATCCACGCCGTCCACTCCCTGCACGAGGGCTTCGGCGAGCTGATCGAGGCCGACGCGCTGGAAACCTCGTCCCTGGTGGGCAAGCCGCTCAGGGACGTCAAGCTGCCGTCGGGCGTGCTGCTGGGCGCGGTGGTCCATGACGGCAAGGTGGTCAGCCCGCGCGGCAGCACGGTGATCCATCCCGGCGACCGCGTCATCCTGTTCGCCACCGCCGACGCGGTGAAGAAGGTGGAAAAGATGTTCTCGGTCCGGCTGGAATATTTCTGATGCCCGGATTGCCGCTGCCCCGCCCCTCGGCGGTGATTTTCGACTGGGACAACACCCTGGTGGATTCCTGGGTGTGCATCCAGGAATCCTACAACATGACCTTCCGCCATTTCGGCATGCCGGAATGGAGTCTGGACGAGACCCGCGAAAGGGTCGCCGCCTCCATGCGCGATTCCTTCCCCGCCATGTTCGGCGAGCGCTGGCCCGAGGCCCGCGACGTCTTCACCAAAAGCTTCGAGTCCATTCACCTCGACTATCTCAACCCGCTGCCCGGCGCGTCCGAGATGCTGGGCGCGCTTCGGGCCGAGGGAGTGGTGCTGGCGGTGGTCAGCAACAAGCGCGGCGGCTTTTTGCGCAAGGAAGCCGAGATCATGGGCTGGAGCGGCCATTTCGTCCGTCTGGTGGGCGCCGACGACGCCGAGGCCGACAAGCCGGCCGCAGCACCCGTCCATCTCGCCCTGTCCGGAACCGGCATCGAGGCCGGACGCCATGTGTGGTTCGTGGGCGATTCGCCCATCGACACCCACTGCGCCGTCAACGCCGGTTGCACCCCCATCCTGATGCGGCCCCAATCCCCGGCCGAAGGCGAGTTCGCCCATCCGCCCGCCCGCTTCCTGCGGGCCTGCATGGACCTCGTCCATCTTGTCCGAGAACTATAGGTTCCCATCTGTTGGAAATGGTGGTAACGACAAGGGTTCAACGGGGTAGGTGCCCAGCCGCACTCCAATAATCAAGATCGGCCAATAAGAACGGATTCCAATCATGTCCGCCGAAAAATCGCAAAATGTGCAGGATGTGTTCCTCAACTACATCCGCAAGAACAAGACGCCCGTCACCATCTTCCTGGTCAACGGCGTGAAGCTTCAGGGTATCGTCACCTGGTTCGACAACTTCTCGGTGCTGCTGCGCCGCGACGGTCATACCCAACTGGTGTACAAGCACGCCATCTCGACGGTGATGCCGTCGACCCCCATCTCTCTGTTCGAGCCTCCGATCAAGGAAAACGGCGAAGAATAGGTGGGAGAAACCGGTTCCACACAGGCGGCGCCCAGCCGCGCCATGGTGATCCACCCCGCCTTCAAGGGCGGGGATGGTTCCCGTCTGCCTGAAGCCCGCCTCGCCGAGGCGGTCGGGCTGGCCGGAGCCATCGATCTCGACATCGTCGCCGCCGAGGCGGTCAACGTCGCCAAGGTCCGCCCGGCCACCCTGATGGGCAAGGGCGCGGTGGAGCGTCTGGCCGAACTGGTCAAGGAATGCGAGGTCGATCTGGCGGTGGTGGACGGCCATCTGTCGCCGGTGCAGCAGCGCAATCTGGAAAAGGCCTGGGGCTGCAAGGTCATCGACCGCACCGGCCTGATTCTCGAAATTTTCGGCGCAAGGGCGCGGACCCGCGAGGGCACGCTGCAGGTGGAACTGGCGGCACTTTCGTACCAGCGCTCGCGGCTGGTGCGGTCCTGGACCCACCTGGAACGCCAGCGGGGCGGCTTCGGCTTTCTGGGCGGCCCCGGCGAGACCCAGATCGAGGCTGACCGCCGCATGATCGGCGAGCGCATCGTCAAGCTGGAGCGCGAGCTGGAAGACGTCAAGCGCACCCGCGAGCTGCACCGCAAGGCGCGGCGCAAGGTGCCCTATCCCATCGTCGCCCTGGTGGGCTACACCAATGCCGGCAAGTCGACGCTGTTCAACCAGCTGACCCGGGCCGAGGTGATGGCCAAGGATATGCTGTTCGCCACGCTGGACCCCACCATGCGCACCCTGGTGCTGCCGTCGGGGCGCAAGATCATCCTGTCGGACACGGTGGGCTTCATCTCCGACCTGCCGCACGAACTGGTCGCCGCCTTCCGCGCCACCCTGGAGGAGGTGCTGGAGGCCGACGTGGTGGTGCATGTGCGCGACGTCTCCCACCCCGACACCGAGGCCCAGGCCGCCGACGTGGATACCGTGCTCCGCGAGCTGGGGCTGTCCGAGGTGGTGGACCGCGGGCTGGTCGAGGCGCTGAACAAGATCGATCTGCTGGACGAGCAGGGCCGCGAGGAAGTGCTGAACCAGGCCAAGCGCCGCGACGGCGCCATGGCGCTGTCGGCGGTGACCGGCGAGGGCGTCGACGACCTGCTGGCCGAGCTGGACCGCCGCCTGGGCGCGGCGCGCGAAACCCTGGACGTGGCACTGCCGCTGTCCGACGGCGCTTCCATCGCCTGGCTCTAC includes:
- the hflX gene encoding GTPase HflX encodes the protein MGETGSTQAAPSRAMVIHPAFKGGDGSRLPEARLAEAVGLAGAIDLDIVAAEAVNVAKVRPATLMGKGAVERLAELVKECEVDLAVVDGHLSPVQQRNLEKAWGCKVIDRTGLILEIFGARARTREGTLQVELAALSYQRSRLVRSWTHLERQRGGFGFLGGPGETQIEADRRMIGERIVKLERELEDVKRTRELHRKARRKVPYPIVALVGYTNAGKSTLFNQLTRAEVMAKDMLFATLDPTMRTLVLPSGRKIILSDTVGFISDLPHELVAAFRATLEEVLEADVVVHVRDVSHPDTEAQAADVDTVLRELGLSEVVDRGLVEALNKIDLLDEQGREEVLNQAKRRDGAMALSAVTGEGVDDLLAELDRRLGAARETLDVALPLSDGASIAWLYSHGEVVARRDDEAQAFMRVRLDPADVKRFHQRKAGGRGA
- the hfq gene encoding RNA chaperone Hfq is translated as MSAEKSQNVQDVFLNYIRKNKTPVTIFLVNGVKLQGIVTWFDNFSVLLRRDGHTQLVYKHAISTVMPSTPISLFEPPIKENGEE